From Salarias fasciatus chromosome 5, fSalaFa1.1, whole genome shotgun sequence, a single genomic window includes:
- the LOC115388824 gene encoding neurogenic differentiation factor 4-like, whose amino-acid sequence MMIKPYVRQGEGEEVVSPLQWMDGDMSSPDGEASGSSHCYRAGTVSQQAREMGSEDAEEDEDDAEEDQEDENESKRRGPKKKRMTKARQERFRARRIKANARERSRMHGLNDALENLRSIMPCHSKTQKLSKIETLRLARNYICALSEALEGGLSTESRAFMETLCKGLSQPTTNLVSGCLQLGPAPCAGMRPEDRHGARLPPTPLGGMVSYPSPGLPSPPYGTFDSAHLLHLRAMKGGPYENHSPNEYNAGGVGTPPYDSPPTPPLSISSNLVPKQEPSPHYPPPHHYSSSPSNPVLYQTPTSYDVHLEGSYDSYHPPHMTRQITSVYRD is encoded by the coding sequence ATGATGATTAAGCCCTACGTGAGACAAGGTGAAGGTGAGGAGGTCGTCAGCCCCCtgcagtggatggatggagacatGAGCTCGCCTGATGGGGAGGCATCGGGGTCATCACACTGCTACAGAGCAGGCACAGTGAGCCAGCAGGCCAGAGAGATGGGCAGTGAGGAtgcagaggaggacgaggacgacgccgaggaggatcaggaggatgaAAATGAATCCAAGCGACGGGGTCCCAAAAAAAAGCGGATGACCAAGGCCCGGCAGGAGCGCTTCCGTGCAAGGCGAATAAAGGCCAATGCAAGGGAGCGCTCACGAATGCACGGTCTAAACGATGCCCTGGAGAACCTGCGCAGCATCATGCCATGTCActccaaaacacagaaattgTCCAAGATTGAGACACTACGACTGGCCCGCAACTACATCTGCGCTCTGTCCGAGGCTCTGGAGGGGGGCCTGTCCACAGAGAGCAGGGCTTTCATGGAGACGCTGTGCAAAGGTCTCTCACAGCCCACGACCAACCTCGTCAGCGGCTGCCTTCAGCTGGGACCGGCTCCTTGTGCGGGGATGAGGCCCGAAGACCGACACGGAGCCCGGCTGCCTCCGACCCCGCTGGGCGGGATGGTGAGCTACCCCTCCCCGGGCCTGCCCAGCCCGCCGTACGGCACGTTTGACTCGGCTCACCTGCTTCACCTGAGAGCGATGAAAGGAGGGCCGTACGAGAATCACTCGCCAAATGAGTACAACGCTGGCGGCGTTGGGACCCCCCCGTACGACAGCCCCCCGACACCCCCCCTGAGCATCAGCAGCAACCTGGTGCCTAAACAGGAGCCTTCGCCCCACTACCCACCTCCACACCACtactcctcctctccctcaaaCCCGGTCCTGTATCAGACTCCCACCAGCTACGATGTTCACTTAGAGGGATCGTATGACTCCTATCACCCCCCACACATGACCCGGCAGATAACCTCCGTCTACAGAGACTAA